In a genomic window of Zingiber officinale cultivar Zhangliang chromosome 9B, Zo_v1.1, whole genome shotgun sequence:
- the LOC122024387 gene encoding uncharacterized protein LOC122024387 yields MASAPSSLHSLLFILLFAALLSRSAEAGGPTASMRPSSSLPGLKSSLIDEARRRRLSNFRICSLCTCCGGPHGLCLPSPCCYTINCNIPNRPFGFCAFTPKSCNCFGCHL; encoded by the exons ATGGCTTCCGCCCCTTCGTCCCTGCATTCTCTTctcttcatcctcctcttcgCCGCTCTCTTATCACGTTCAGCGGAG GCGGGCGGGCCGACAGCGTCGATGCGGCCGTCCTCGTCTTTGCCGGGGCTGAAATCCTCGCTGATCGACGAGGCCAGACGGAGGCGGCTCAGCAACTTCCGGATATGCTCGCTCTGCACCTGCTGCGGCGGCCCCCACGGCCTTTGCCTGCCCTCGCCCTGCTGCTACACTATCAACTGCAACATCCCCAACCGGCCCTTCGGCTTCTGCGCATTCACCCCCAAATCCTGCAACTGCTTCGGGTGCCACCTCTGA